In Haloarcula marismortui ATCC 43049, the sequence CGAGTGCACGTCCGACGTGTCCTTCACCGGCAAGACCTTTGAACCCCTTCTTATTGCCCTGGATATCCCCTGCAATCTTGCCGATGTCGTCGAAGCCTTCTCGGCCTTGCAGGTCGTCCAACAGGCCTTCCAGTTCGTCGGCGGTAGTGATCGGCCCGCTATCAACGTCCGATCCCGCATTCAACGCAGAGAGATATTTGCTTTTCTCACTGGCCGAAAGCCCCAGTTTGTCGGGGAGACAGTCACCGCCGCTCTGGAGGGACGGCGACGACGGTGCCGTGACTGAGTGATACCTGCCGGACCGCAATGAGCCCGCAGCACCGAGCGACGGTGCACTACTGATGTCACATCTAAACGTCGAATCGAACGTGTCCGAGTCCGTGCGCCCGGCGAAGTCGACCGCGTCGTCACCGTTGCGCGCCAGTAGGTCGTCGAACTCCGCCTTTCCATCCGCATCTAAACTGTCGTAGCGGGTGAGTGCCGTCGTGAGTTCATCGCTGTCGACCTCGCCACTCTCGTATGCGCGGGCGAAATCGCTCCGGGTACGGGTATCCATCTCGACCCGGGTCAGGGCATCAATTTCGTCTTGGTCCATTTGCCGGACGGCACGGGCAACGGCTGGATCGTTTTCTGCAAGCAGTGTGCCGAGGCGTCGCTGTTGGGCTGGGTCCAGCTCCGCCATGTCGACGTCTGTCCGACGGATCGTGTGCCGGATGCGGACTGTATCAGTTGCTGTTCTGGCGGGTTTGAGGACACGCCGAGCGCCGCTCCGTGGGACCGTCGTTGCCTTCGATAGTTGTGATATCGCTCGCATCTGTTGCCGGGCGCGCCACTCCCCAGCTCGGTCCTGTGCCCGACTGTACGTCCGGGCCGCCCGCATTACGCGAGTCCCGCCTAACCGGTCAGCTACAGTGTTCGCCGTCTGGGTTCGCTTGGCCGCGCTGGCTGCTTGGCTGCCGGTGACGGACCGGGCAACCTCGCCCCAGAGCATCCCGGCGAAGTAGTTAGCCCGGAAGTCTTTGTGCAACTCCGGCTTTGCGTCTTGATCGTAGGGATTCGCCCTGTCTTGACGATCCTCATAGCTCTGTACCATCGCGTCAAACACTGCCGGCGCTTGCGAGAGGAGGTTGCTCAGTGAGTCCAGACCAGGAATAGAGTCCAGAAGGGTACTGATCGCCTCGATGGCCCTCAGTGGGTCTTTAGCGAAGGACTGGAGTGACTCAATGCTACTGCCAAACGTTGTTGCTAGTCCCGAAGAGAACCCCAGTCCCTGTGCAGCTACTCTGGAATTGGTATCTACCGCCTCAGAATGCTGTGCTCCCTCAACAAAGATCGTGCTTCGAGTGAATGCAGGGGACGAGCGTGCATTCCCATGCGTATCTGTAACTCTGATTTTTGTTGTTGCCGCTGAGAGATCATCCTCAAGGGACTGGACGTATCCGGTCCGATATTCGATGAGGTGAGTATACTGGTTCTCTCTAACTCGGGGCGTTGCCTTCGTTTCACCGTCATGACTGACTACTATCGTTTGAACCGCAGATGGGTCGTCAACCTGAAACGTGAGTGAGTACGTCGCCCGGTTGTCGGCCCACGAATTTGGCTTACTGAACTGAGCGGTAAAGACAGTGACCTCCGGTGGCTGGAAATCATGGATCGTCGGATCAAGGCCCTTAACGATCTCTCTGTGGTCGGAAATCGAATCGTTATCTGTATCGTGACTATGGGGGTCTAGACGGTACCGTCGTTCCTGTGCGTCAGTTACCCCATCGGAATCCGAGTCCGAAAGTGTCGGATCAGATTGGACTGAGATCGTCTCAAGATGCCCCATCCCATCCCCAGCAGAACTGTACAATGTGTTCGTGAACTCGGTCGATTGGTCAGCACTGGTCGTCCGCTGAACTTCCCAGCCTGCGACTTCCTCCGCGTCGGTCAGGTTGTCGCCGTCAGTGTCGACCTGCCTTGGATTGGCGAGATGGTTGTAATAGGAGGCGGTCCTGCCACTATAACTGACTTCCGTGTACTGGCCGATTTCTCTGCTGTCGGAGAGGCCGTCACCGTCGGTGTCAGCGCTCTTCGGATCTGTCGTGACGCGATCCCCATTGGGTCCACCTAGTATGACCCCCTCGCGTTCCATCTCGTCACTCAGGCCGTCACCGTCCGTATCGTTGATCTCGGTGGTGTTCTCGGCGATCCGTGAGAACACGTTGGGCAGTTCCGAGCGGTCCGTGACATAATTGAATTCTCCGTCGGTGATGTTGGCGATATCCCGGAGTTTGTCACGATTCGCGTTGTCGAAGCCGACGGTGTAGACAGTGGTGTTTTGATTAGCGGCCGTCTGGGCCTCCGAAATCCCGCCGTTGCCTCGCCCATCAGTCAGCAGTATCATCACTTGTGCACGGGAGTCGTTGCTGTTAGATGCGAACTGGCTGTTTGCGGTACTGAGTCCCGAACCAATGTCAGTCCCACCGCCGCTGCCGAGATTATCTAATGTCGAATTGGCAGCACCGAAATCCGATGTCAGGTCCTGTGCCACGTATGCGGATGAGTCGAAGTCGACCACTGCCGCACGATCCACGTCAAGCAGTCCCGCAACGAACCGCTGTCCAGCTGTATTCCGAAGCTTAACGCTGCTGCTCATCGATCCTGACGTGTCCATGACCAGCGTCACGTCGACTGGGCGTAGCCCATCGTCGTCGGTCTGTCGCACTGGCTCAGTTGCGTTGTACGTCGTCGCCCAGTTGCTGATATCAAAGACCGCAAACGTGGAGAAGTGAGTCGTTTCTGCAGTGGCCGTGTTGTTAGTGGCGTCAACAGTGGAGTTCAACGGCACGAAGATCCCCGCCTCGGGATCGTATGTGAACACGGCGAGGTCCTGGCTCTCATTTTCCACCCCAGTCTCGTTGTACCCCAGAGTAACGTTAGCCGAGGAGAATTCTTGCTCGGAGTTGAGTTCAACAACTGGCGAGGCACTCATATTCCCCACACGGGACGTGTTGAACCGTGGGTCGTCTTGTGGGGCGATGGTCGTCCCATTGCCGATATCACCGTTGCCAGTCAGGCTCAGTGTGACTCCGAGCGTCTCGTTGGTCGCCGTCGTGGTATAGCTCTCTTCACCATCACTGACACCGTTGTCGTTGCTATCGGCGACGAGTGGATCTGTTCCGAGGCGAACTTCCTCGCCGTCTGGAAGGCCATCATTATCTGTATCCGCTTTGAGCGGGTCAGTTCCAAGCTGGTGTACCTCTGTCCCGTCCAGCAGGCCATCACCGTCCGTATCTGGATCGTTGCTGAGAGTACCTGCGACGGTCTCGTTGTAGATGCTCAGTGAGTCGTTATCTGGATCGGCAGCGCTATCCTGCACGCCGTCGTCATCCGTATCGGGGTCGGTCGGATCAACGCTCTGGAGCCGTGATTCGACGTCATCAGTGAGTCCGTCACCGTCTGTATCGTTGCTTTGAGGGTCAGTACCGAGTCGGTATTCGCGATATGCCGGTAACGTATCATTGTCCCAGTCTTCTGCGCCGTCAATCACAGCATCCCCGTCAGAGTCTGCTACCCTGGGGTCGGTCTTCGTAACGTTTCGCTCGTAGGCATCCGGAAGTCCATCGCCATCAGTGTCATTGGAGGGCGTCGAGCGCGTGGCGACGAAGAGCCACTGGATATCCCCGACATCGGTTCGGTTGTCACCCGTGTAATCATACGCGCTCCAGTTGGCACCGGCTGCTGTCGATTCCAAATGACGAGACAGTGCGTCGACGTCGACGATGTTGACAGCGCCATCGCCGTTGACGTCTTCGTAGAGTCCGTCGCCATCTGGATCAGTAGGCTGGTTATCGCCAACGAGCGGGTACGGGTGCGAGTCGTTTTCTCGGGGTGCTAACTCCGCGATGGCACTCGCATTCGGCTCGGTTGAGCCATTCCAGCTGGTCGAAAGTGGTCCGGTCGCTTGGTTCCCAGCCGTTGCGGCGGGTGTTTGTGTCGGTTGTGTCTGTGTCGGCTCGTTTCCGGCCGTGGTGACGGCCTGGTTTCCGGTACTTGTACCAGAGATGTCATTGCCGGCCGTCTGCAACGGGCCAGTCCCGGTACCGGTCATCACCCCTGAGACCGGACCGACAGCCACTAATAGTAATACTCCAAATAACGCTTGTAATTTTGTCGTTGAACTTGCCATATAAACTCCCACCAGAGGTAGTATTGTGAGTTTGAATCAGTAACTAGAATACTTAATCCTACTTATTGAGACAGTATATTTAATGAGGAAGCTTGCGACAGTATTCGGCCTTTGTATAGCAGTATCCCTCTGGGCGGGGATCGCGATGGGGGCGGGAACGACCAGTGTCGTAGTCCAGCCTTCGACTGACACTGTTACGGTTGGAAACACAACCACTGTTGATATCGTAGTCACGTCGACCACAGGCGGGGTCGGCTCACTGGATCTCGATATCGCAAGCACCAACGATTCGGTTGCAACAGTCTCGAACACGTCTGTTGCTGGAAATCCAGAAACAGTCCAGTCCTCTGAGGAGGCGAACGGCGTCCGCATTGCGGCGACTGGAATGGATACCGCCGACAGTGGCTCGACATCTGTTGTCTCAGTCACGCTCACCGGCAAGGCTGCCGGGACAAGCGATGTGGATCTGACCGTTGCAGCCGTCGGTGACGAATCCGGGACCGCATACAATGTCACCAGCGTCCGCGATGGAACACTGACAGTCAAGTCCGGAGAAAACGCAACGGAGACGCCAACACCGACACCGACTGCAACAGAAACACCAACAGAAACTCCTACCGAGGAAGACTCGTCGAGTTCCGGCGGTAGTAACAGTGATGATGGTGATGACGATGACGGTAGCGACTCCAGCGGCAGTGACTCTGGTGACACAGTAACAGCGACGGACACACCGACAGTAACGGAACCGACGCCCAGCGACACCCCAACAACAACGACGACCGAAGTGACTGAACGCTCGACCAAAACGGACACCGAGGAATCAACCTCGACCCAGACCAGCAGTGGTGGGCCAGCAATCACACCGTCTCAGACCGCGGCCACAGACACTGTCGAGCCGTCTGGCGGCTCACCCACGAATCTGCTTATCGGCGGGAGCATGATCGTCGCTGTTCTCGGTGGGATCATCATCTACCGCCGGTTGTAGAAGCGATTCCAAGACACACGAGACATTCTCACCTCGCTGACCGGCTCAATTGGATGGCGTCTATAGCCTCCATGTGAAGAGGTACTGGCAACTTCCCCACCGTCGATGATCTCGTTCGGTTACCATCGGATCGTCGATTCCGTCTTTCGATGCGACGCTCGTCAGAGCCGTGGAACTGAACGCCCCGCCACCGATGACTCGCTGGCAGGCGGTAGACGAACTCCAGCAGGCCGGTGTGTCAGTGTTCGTCTCGATGTCGACCACATACCCGCCGATGGGCGAAGACGACTTTCACGAGCTACTCAGCTACTTCAGAGCGCTCGGGGCAGGTCGTCGGTTCTGACAGCTCCCCGTCCTCGGTTGCCTCGGACCAATCGCCGATACAGTGCCAGCGCTGTTCGCAACCGGGACAGTACGGCGAGCCCGTGCCCCAGCGTTGTGTCGGGAGGTCGAGACCCTAGCTAACACTTATTTCCGAAGACAGGCAATTTTTGCGTGGAAGGAACACTGTCACACGCTCCTTCCATCCCCTTTCCATGCCTGATGACACGCAAAGTCTCGGTCGCTGTCCAAACTGCGACGAGCGTATCACAACTCCGTGGCTGCTGGTTGAATACGAGAAAGACGACGGTACGGAGGGCATCTGGGCCGAGTGTCCAATGTGTGAAGACGTCGTTGCGCCTGAGTAGTCATAGACAGCAGACTCAACGTACTCGGCAGAAGACAATCCGCGCTTCCTGTACGGCTACTCCCGGCGAAATTGATGGTTCTCAATTACTCGATGCTCCGCTGAACTCAAGAGTGTTACCTGAACAACTTATGCTGTGTATTCAACACGACATCTGAATACTACTACGCAGTTCAAGCGGAAATTTATCAACTCGAAATGAGACAGGCTGGACCTTACTTAGACGGCAGAAGGTAGTAGATTTTCAGTATTGCTATAGTGAATCATTCCGACGATGTCGTCCACCACCGAATCAAGTACACGATCGACGATATCCAGAATGCAGCAAGAAAGACATACATTGCATCGCCTTGAGGCGATACCGACTGAGTGAAGCTCCACGAAACCACATAGCCGATAGCAGCGACGAGAATTGGGAGGCCAACATGTGCAAAAACGTGTGACTGCTGGTCGGCATCTTGCAGCCAATGTTCCTTGCCATGACGATACATCGCGATCCCTGTCAACGGGGTCAAACCCAGTATTAGGCCGAGCAACCCGAAGGCAGAAAGGATGACTATAGCATCGTTTGCTGGAACAAAGAAAACAGCCCAGATGAGCAATGGTGACAAGACAATGTATCCGAGTATAACAAGCGGCCACCTATCCGAGAGATTAATATGGGATCCAAACCGCTCGACGAGAGCTAATGAGAATGGATACCGCCATGCCGTCCCAAATATGGCTTTCACCATTGCGATGAGCCCGACAGCGAATGTCCAAGCCGTGACAGCAAACCAAAGCATGAGAAGTGCCGAAGTAACGATGCCAGCGACCGTCGACACAGACGATGGAAAGATAGAGACATCGGTGACACCCTGTCCAGTCAGTTCGGCATAGGTGAACACAGAGCCGAACGTGACGGCGGTTATCAGTAACACAGTAAGGTGCCAGTCAAGCGCGTTACGGGCGTTTCGTTTTGTGAACTCGTCAGTGGCGAGGAGATACAGGAGTCCAGCTCCGACGACGCCAGTTGGAATCGCAAGGAAGTGGATGAGGATGCCACCGAGTGAGCGTTCCTCGAGCAGTTTGGGTCCGGGCGTAGGTGGTGTGGAGGTCATGGGTTGAGAGGGCTTTGAAGTCGTATTAGTGATCTCTGATTCGTTTTGCTTACGTCGATGGCAGGAGGTTCAGTGGGCCATATCTGTCACGAACCCACCGGACTGTCCGCTCGGTGACGAGTAACAGTATGCTCACGACTACCAGGTCGAATGCGGTATCCCAGAGTAGGATGTCGCTTTGGGTACCGCTTACATCAGCACCAATGACTGTGAGGACGCCACCAAGTGCGAGCAGGACGAGGCTCAACTGGAACCCAGCGAGCACGAGTGTGCGGATTCCAGCCGTGTCCGAGAGGGTAAGGAATCCGCGAGTGGAGAGCCGATCCAGCGGGGTGTTTGCATTCAGCGCATCTTTGCCCTCGGGCGACACTGGCCAGTCCGACTCTGGGTGGTTGATGTAGTACAGGCTGATCGAGTCAGGGTACGTTTCGGTTGCGACGACATCGATCTCCTGAAGCTCCTGAAGCCGGTTTCGAACCGTGGCCCGACTGACGTCAGGCTTGATGCGCGCATGCAGTTGACGGATCGAAAAGAACGGTCGATCGGACTCAAGCATCGTCTCGACAACGTGTTCCTGCGTGAGCGTGTTGTCGAGGTTCCGATCAATCCGTTCGTCGATCCAGGTTGGAATCGCGGACACGGTATCGCTGGATAGTTGACGGGGGCAATTAAAATCGGACGGGGATTTTGTGCCCGTGAACTGCAATTTGACGGCCGTAAAACCGGATTAGTCTTTTTTCAAAAACTGGGAAACCACCGTACGTCGACGGTTTTGGATGCTGCCCTGGAAAAAATAAGCCGACCGAGGTTCATAGCCATGAACCGGATATTTTCGGAGTTGGCATGACCCGAGACCGGCTAGATGAACTACCTCGGGGGTTAGTCTCGGGACACCCAGCCTGCGCCGCCTGTAGACTGACGGACGTACAATTGACCAGTACCGTCACGGAATTCACCACTTTTTTGTTAGGTCAGTAAACCACTATGGATATGGTCCCCATTGGGGTGCTAGCTACCCCTCTCCAGAGCAGTGATGCCGGTGGTATCGTGCTCCTCTTATTCCAGCTATTGCTCGCTGCAATCCAGATTGCCGGGATGTGGATGGTATTCAAGAAAGCTGGTCACGCAGGGTGGAAGGCAATCATTCCGATATACAACCTCTATATCATGCTTCGGATCGGGGAGAATGCATGGTGGTGGTTGCTCCTCGTATTTATTCCGGTCATAAATCTATACGCGCTGTATAAGATTCATGCTGGAGTAGCTCGAGCGTTTGGGAGAGGTATCGGGTTTGGACTTGGGCTCACCTTCCTTGGTATCCTCTTCTTCCCACTGCTGGGCTTTGGCGATTATCAGCATCGTCAGTCTGGTGGGCTCGCATAATATGGACGCGGTGACCCCAAGCTTGTAACCAATTACAGGATCACTCTTAAATTAGGCCGATGGGCTGTGTTTGGACACATAATAGCAGTGTAGAGGGTGCCTACAACCCTCCTCACACTACCTATGGCTCTCCACAAACGGTCAGTACAGGCGGAATATCTACTAGTCCAATCTGTTCAATCTATAGTCGACTCCGCGAGAGATACGCAAGTCTCACAAGAGTGGATCCGACGACAATTAGCGATGGCGAGTCTACTGACGTATGTCTTAACGGTCAAGCATTTTTTACTCGAGTACGTCAGCGCTGTCTTGGTCGAGCGGATCTTCGATATCGCCGATAATCGTTTCCAGCAGGTCAGTGACGGTCACTAGTCCAATAACCTCGCCGTCTTCGATGATGAGAGCCATCTCTTGTCGCTCTGTCTGGAACTGATCGATCGCGTCGCTCACATCGGTATCGGGCGAAAGCGTCATCGTCGGTGCCGCCAGTTCAGTGAACGCACCGTTGCCACTGGCGAGTTCCTCACGATGACTGAACAGAACTGGACTGTAGACGATCCCATGGAATTCAGTTAAATCCTCACCAATTAGTGGATACCGTGTATGAGGGTGCTGCTCAAGCTTTTCGAAGTTCGCTTCAGCTGAATCCTCAGTTGAGATAGCTATGATTTCTTCGGTGGGGACCATGACCTCTCTCACCGACTGTTCACCAATCGTCAACGCGTTCATGATCTCTTCACGGCGCTCCGCAGGCAATTCACCCTCTTCGAGTACCGATCCAAGTCGGTTCCGAAGGTCGGCACGAGTTTCGATGACTTCTTTCTCGGTTTCTGTCCATGCCTGAGTCATCTCGATGCCGAACAGGCCCAGTGTTCCCTTTGCAACCGAATCACCGACCCAGATAGCTGGAGCGAGTATCTTGGCAAACCAGTACAGCGGCCGTGATCCATACCGGGCGACCTGTTTGGAGCGTTCGACACCAAGGTAGGTAGGCGTCTGTTCTCCGTGTGTCAGGTGGACTAAGTTGATAATAAGAAAGCCGAGTAACGAGCCAGCCCCGACCGATGCGAACGTGGTGTTCTCAAACACCGGTTCAATCAGAGCCGCTAGTCCAGGTTCGGCGATAATCCCTAGTGCGATACTCGTTGCGGAGATCCAGACCTGGCAAGTGGTTAAGTAAAACTCCAGATCAGTGGTCATTTCCCAGGCGAGCTCAAGCCCAGGCGTATCGAATTCCGATTTGGAATACTGTCTGACACGGGTCAGCGCGAACTCGATCGCGACGAAATACGCGTTCACCCCGATGAGAATAATACCACCGAGAATCCGTAATCCGATCTCAAGCGGCTCCATCATCCCGCCGTACCAATACCAGACAGAAAATAGTGCGCAGTTCAAGATCAGTAAGCGAATCTACCGAACAGTATAGTCACCCATCCAACTCTGAAATAAACCGACACCAACAGTAATGCCTTCTTACACAAGTCGCCGCCCGGTCGGTACAGTCGCTATACAAACCGATTCTGCCTGATGAGGGAGGGGATTCTACGGGACCTTCTCGCAGAGAGCAGTCGACATCGTTCCGCCAAGTGCAGCCTACGTGTTGGATCTTACCTATCGATTATTGCTGACCTGAAAAAACGGACGAAGTATTCGGCGTGGTAACCAAGCGACGAACCTTACAACAGGTGTCAGCCGACCCCAATTCTGCGGTACTGCTCGGTATTCTTCCTCTGTCTTGGTAACCTGATCTCGCTGTTCTAAGTACTCGAGGGCTGATCTGACCCGTGACTCAGTCAGGTCGCAAACTTCGGCAAGTTCCGCAGGGGTGTGCGGCTGGTTGCTTTCACGAAGGGTCCGGTGCACTGTGTTCAGAATCTGCATCCGGAGCATCGCCTCGGATTCCGGTCCCGAAACGAACTCGTGTGGTGTCCGGGCGGAGCCATATCGAATCGTGGTCGCGCCGTCAAGCACAAACCAGAGACCGACGAGTGTCACCACACCTCTAATCCAAGTCGTGTAATTGAGGGTCAAGAACACCCCTGCAGCAACCAGCCCTATACCGTATACCAGCCCGTTCATCCCGTTCGAGAGACCGTACGTCTCGTCCACAACGCTGTACGCTAGCATTCCTGCTGAGAGGATCAAAACAGGTGCTAACGATCTGATTGTGTTCTCGGTGAATACCACGAGGGCTGTAAACACGCCTGCTGCGCCGACGAATATTCGGAGGGTATCGTCTTGAACGGAGAGATTCATACTGGCGGGATACCAGTACCAAACGTTTCAGGTCACTTTTTCATTTCCGTCGGGCGTGGGATAATGGAAAAAGCTCAGCACACGCTCCATACCCTCTCCTCATATTTCCCACGACAAGTCGAAATCCAGCAAAGGGTTCATCGACGTTCCTGTTCCCACTCACGCAGGTGTAGGTTCTCCGGGGTAAACCAGCCTACAAGGCCGTCTGTATCCGTTCTTATTCCGACGGTCCGGCGTGACCAGTCAACTACGGCCTTCCCCGTTGAAAAAATGACGACGGGAGCGAGGACTGATAGATCGATTCCGGCCGATCCACTGATTGAGGCAGAAGTGACAAACCCACCCGAAACCAGATCCAGCAGCAGTCCGAATACCAGCAGGCTGATAATAGTCATAGGAACCACAGCCACGCCGAGCATAATATAAAAAGCAACGACTCGCTGTGCGGCCTCTACCGTCATATACGCTGACCAGTCTTCGTACGTATTCGGGACGAAGTATTCCCGTCGGAGCTCAACCAATTGCGACGTACAAACTGCCAGTGATCCGAGGATGACTGCCGGTGAACCAAGGGCAGCCACTGGGTTCGAGACAATGTCGCCCAGATACGCCCATAGCACGGCGAGAAACAGCATGATGGTCAGCGACCGTCCGACGACGCGGAAATTCCGTCGATATATCGGTGGCAGGCGTGACCTGACTACGTCCGGAAGGAAACTCTTGATCCTGTTAACCGGTTCGGGGTCGCCACTCCAACGGTCCTCGTTAAGCTCTTCGCGTTTCCCGTATCCAACAATGTAGAAGTCCCGGTCCTCCAGTACGATTGGTTGTTTCGCGAATAGTGCCGCCACGCTGTAAGCCGCGACCATCACGACGACCTCAATCCAGTATAGAACCAATATCTCAGACGCACGCCATCGAAAAAAGACGACCCCCGCGGCCGGGAGCGTATTCGACACGATGACAAACATCAGTGTGGACCACTCTCGGTCCATAGAGCGTTGGAGGGTCGTTGGAGACATTCAGGTGTGTGTCTGTATCGCTGAATCAACGATGTTTCCATTTACCGATCCCAGAGCGGAATCCAAAGCGGGGTTCGGAGTCGGTATGGCCGAGCGAGATGCAATTGAGTAGCCAGCAAATACGTGTGTTGGAATTGGTATTTTTGGCAGAAAACTGTGATCTGAGTTCTTTAGCCATCGGAAACACAAGCGAACGGAGAACCAATAACTGGACGTCATTGTCCGGAGTGTGGTGTCCAAATAGAGAAGACGAACGTACCTGCAGGAGGAGTCGGTGACCTCTATGTTGAAACCGAAAGAGACGGTGGTGTGCTTCATCAGATCGGTGTCGGGCATCAAACACCACTTCATGCGCTTCTGTGTCCAGTGAGGTTACTAACTGGAAGCTGCAAAGAGAAGCGTTCCGAAAAGAGCCAGACAGGCAGCACCGATATTTAGAACCAGCATACTGGTAGAAAGATTAAAATCATCAGGGTCGGTTTGAAGCGACTGATACACAGCGCCAAGAACCAGTCCGCACCCACCAATAGTCATAAGCAATATTGAGATACCCCAGTCTCCAGCAATAATTGAGCGCACTGCTGGGCCTCCCAGTGAGGCTCCGACTATCGCGAGTGCGGCGTTATAGATATAGAGGCGTTGCA encodes:
- a CDS encoding DUF4870 domain-containing protein, producing the protein MTSTPPTPGPKLLEERSLGGILIHFLAIPTGVVGAGLLYLLATDEFTKRNARNALDWHLTVLLITAVTFGSVFTYAELTGQGVTDVSIFPSSVSTVAGIVTSALLMLWFAVTAWTFAVGLIAMVKAIFGTAWRYPFSLALVERFGSHINLSDRWPLVILGYIVLSPLLIWAVFFVPANDAIVILSAFGLLGLILGLTPLTGIAMYRHGKEHWLQDADQQSHVFAHVGLPILVAAIGYVVSWSFTQSVSPQGDAMYVFLAAFWISSIVYLIRWWTTSSE
- a CDS encoding hemolysin family protein, encoding MEPLEIGLRILGGIILIGVNAYFVAIEFALTRVRQYSKSEFDTPGLELAWEMTTDLEFYLTTCQVWISATSIALGIIAEPGLAALIEPVFENTTFASVGAGSLLGFLIINLVHLTHGEQTPTYLGVERSKQVARYGSRPLYWFAKILAPAIWVGDSVAKGTLGLFGIEMTQAWTETEKEVIETRADLRNRLGSVLEEGELPAERREEIMNALTIGEQSVREVMVPTEEIIAISTEDSAEANFEKLEQHPHTRYPLIGEDLTEFHGIVYSPVLFSHREELASGNGAFTELAAPTMTLSPDTDVSDAIDQFQTERQEMALIIEDGEVIGLVTVTDLLETIIGDIEDPLDQDSADVLE
- a CDS encoding VWA domain-containing protein, which encodes MAVGPVSGVMTGTGTGPLQTAGNDISGTSTGNQAVTTAGNEPTQTQPTQTPAATAGNQATGPLSTSWNGSTEPNASAIAELAPRENDSHPYPLVGDNQPTDPDGDGLYEDVNGDGAVNIVDVDALSRHLESTAAGANWSAYDYTGDNRTDVGDIQWLFVATRSTPSNDTDGDGLPDAYERNVTKTDPRVADSDGDAVIDGAEDWDNDTLPAYREYRLGTDPQSNDTDGDGLTDDVESRLQSVDPTDPDTDDDGVQDSAADPDNDSLSIYNETVAGTLSNDPDTDGDGLLDGTEVHQLGTDPLKADTDNDGLPDGEEVRLGTDPLVADSNDNGVSDGEESYTTTATNETLGVTLSLTGNGDIGNGTTIAPQDDPRFNTSRVGNMSASPVVELNSEQEFSSANVTLGYNETGVENESQDLAVFTYDPEAGIFVPLNSTVDATNNTATAETTHFSTFAVFDISNWATTYNATEPVRQTDDDGLRPVDVTLVMDTSGSMSSSVKLRNTAGQRFVAGLLDVDRAAVVDFDSSAYVAQDLTSDFGAANSTLDNLGSGGGTDIGSGLSTANSQFASNSNDSRAQVMILLTDGRGNGGISEAQTAANQNTTVYTVGFDNANRDKLRDIANITDGEFNYVTDRSELPNVFSRIAENTTEINDTDGDGLSDEMEREGVILGGPNGDRVTTDPKSADTDGDGLSDSREIGQYTEVSYSGRTASYYNHLANPRQVDTDGDNLTDAEEVAGWEVQRTTSADQSTEFTNTLYSSAGDGMGHLETISVQSDPTLSDSDSDGVTDAQERRYRLDPHSHDTDNDSISDHREIVKGLDPTIHDFQPPEVTVFTAQFSKPNSWADNRATYSLTFQVDDPSAVQTIVVSHDGETKATPRVRENQYTHLIEYRTGYVQSLEDDLSAATTKIRVTDTHGNARSSPAFTRSTIFVEGAQHSEAVDTNSRVAAQGLGFSSGLATTFGSSIESLQSFAKDPLRAIEAISTLLDSIPGLDSLSNLLSQAPAVFDAMVQSYEDRQDRANPYDQDAKPELHKDFRANYFAGMLWGEVARSVTGSQAASAAKRTQTANTVADRLGGTRVMRAARTYSRAQDRAGEWRARQQMRAISQLSKATTVPRSGARRVLKPARTATDTVRIRHTIRRTDVDMAELDPAQQRRLGTLLAENDPAVARAVRQMDQDEIDALTRVEMDTRTRSDFARAYESGEVDSDELTTALTRYDSLDADGKAEFDDLLARNGDDAVDFAGRTDSDTFDSTFRCDISSAPSLGAAGSLRSGRYHSVTAPSSPSLQSGGDCLPDKLGLSASEKSKYLSALNAGSDVDSGPITTADELEGLLDDLQGREGFDDIGKIAGDIQGNKKGFKGLAGEGHVGRALDDRSNIDAGDGDIELEKDLSSDDIADEYSQDIADGVENSDAFKNVNSERGGSSSDIDAKANTEVEINGRTLKDPAIESKNLDPDSAEFFRRDNWNGLKEKLRTHAVAGEDEIVVAMDQDYIDVEANRLGGSSSSSSREVLSNRLENDIETTLADEFGISKDVTVEVTSYSDL
- a CDS encoding DUF6498-containing protein, translating into MDREWSTLMFVIVSNTLPAAGVVFFRWRASEILVLYWIEVVVMVAAYSVAALFAKQPIVLEDRDFYIVGYGKREELNEDRWSGDPEPVNRIKSFLPDVVRSRLPPIYRRNFRVVGRSLTIMLFLAVLWAYLGDIVSNPVAALGSPAVILGSLAVCTSQLVELRREYFVPNTYEDWSAYMTVEAAQRVVAFYIMLGVAVVPMTIISLLVFGLLLDLVSGGFVTSASISGSAGIDLSVLAPVVIFSTGKAVVDWSRRTVGIRTDTDGLVGWFTPENLHLREWEQERR
- a CDS encoding DUF5684 domain-containing protein → MVPIGVLATPLQSSDAGGIVLLLFQLLLAAIQIAGMWMVFKKAGHAGWKAIIPIYNLYIMLRIGENAWWWLLLVFIPVINLYALYKIHAGVARAFGRGIGFGLGLTFLGILFFPLLGFGDYQHRQSGGLA